TATAAAAATGCAGATATGGCAGATCTGGAGCAACAATTGATTGCTGCGAAAGATGCCAGACATCGTATTATTGTTACTGATGGCGCCTTTTCTATGGATGGTGTGGTTGCACCACTTGACCAGATCTGTGATCTGGCGGATAAATATGAGGCATTGGTGATGATTGATGAGTCACACTGTACCGGATTTATTGGAAAAACAGGCCGTGGAACACATGAACATTTTAATGTAATGGATAGGGTGGATATCATCACTGGTACTTTGGGTAAAGCGTTAGGAGGGGCATCTGGAGGTTTTACTGCAGGTAAGAAAGAAATTATAGATATGTTGCGTCAGCGTTCACGTCCTTATTTATTTTCTAATACACTGGCTCCTGCAATTGCGGGTGCTTCTGTTGCTGTGTTGGACATGTTAAGTGAAACTACTGATTTAAGAGATAAGCTGGAAAGCAATACCGTTTATTTCCGTAAGAAGATGACGGAAGCAGGGTTTGATATTAAGGAGGGTGTTCATCCGATTGTTCCGGTAATGCTGTATGATGCAAAACTGGCGCAGGAATTTGCAGCGAAAATGCTGGAGGAAGGAATTTATGTAATCGGTTTTTACTATCCGGTTGTTGGGCAAGGCAAAGCGAGGATTCGCGTACAGTTGTCTGCAGCCCATGAACAACACCATTTGGATAAAGCTATCGCTGCATTTACCAAAGTTGGTAAGGCACTTGGTGTGATTTAAATTATAATGCTGAGTCCATTTACCTCTTGGAGATCAGTTCAAGTTGATTTTTGGACTCAGCGATTATAAATATATTGTATAAATAGCTGTATATTTGGCCTCATGTTACAAGATAAGATAACACAATATACCGCCGAAATAAATGCGTTTTCTACTGATAACGCAGATGAGCTAGAACAATTCCGTATTAAATTCCTTGGTACCAAAGGAATAATCAAAGATATTTTCGATGAGTTTAAAGCTGTCTCACCTGAGGAAAAGAGAACTCTGGGAAAGGTTTTAAATGAATTTAAACAGCTGGCAGAAGCTAAATACCAAACGCTTAAAGATCAGACTGAAGTAGCCGACACCTCCAAAGATTCAGGTTTAGACCTGACTTTACCTGGTGATGGCTTTGAGATTGGCGCACGCCATCCGCTTGCATTGGTAAGAAGAGAGATCGTAGAAATATTTAATAAGTTAGGTTTTATCGTGGCTGAAGGGCCGGAAATCGAGGACGACTGGCATAATTTCACCGCGCTGAATTTTCCTGAGGAACACCCTGCCCGTGATATGCAGGATACTTTCTTCATTAAAAAAGGTGGAGAAAAAGGAGACATCGCTCTGCGTACCCATACTTCTTCAGTTCAGGTAAGAATGATGGAAGCGGGACAGCCGCCATTCCGGGCGATTATGCCTGGTCGTGTATATCGGAATGAGGCCATATCTGCAAGGGCACACTGTTTCTTCCATCAGGTAGAGGGTTTGTATGTAGATGAAAATGTTTCTTTTGCAGATCTGAAGCAAACTTTATTCTATTTTGTACAGGAATTATATGGGGAAGGTACTAAAGTTCGTTTCCGCCCTTCTTATTTCCCTTTTACGGAACCTTCAGCAGAGATGGACATTTCCTGTACCATTTGTAAAGGAGCAGGATGTCAAATGTGTAAATATAGCGGATGGGTGGAAATCCTTGGGTGTGGAATGGTAGATCCTAATGTATTGGAAAATTGTGGTATTGATTCCAAAAAATATAGTGGTTTTGCATTCGGAATGGGAATTGAAAGAATTGCGAACCTTAAGTTTGAAATTAAAGATTTAAGGTTATTCTCAGAGAATGATGCGAGATTCCTGAAACAATATAAAACTTCATTGATATAATGATCAAAAGAATAACCGGAGCACTGGTCCTATTGTTGCTTTTTGCTGGTTGCGGTAAAGATGATGGGAGTTATATTCCTAATGTTCTTGTTAATTATCATATAACAGCTGCGGCCTTCAGTGATAAGGCCGTTAATGGCGTGCTTATGGTAGATGATATCGGAGTAGCGGGTATAATGGTTATTAAGATTACACCCACAAATTATGTTGCTTTTGATCGCTGCAGTTCTGTGAATCCTGAACAGCGTTGCAAGGTAACGGTGGATAACGGTGGAATTACTGCCACAGACCCATGTTCAGGAGCTAAATTTTTACTTACTGATGGTAGTCCCCAAAGGGCACCTGCAGTACGTTATTTAAAATCATACCGGGTATCTGTTTCCGGTCTTGGTAGTAACGATATAATTGTATCTAATTGATGGAACCAGAGAAAATTAAAGAGAGTATAATTAGAGCAGCT
This region of Pedobacter steynii genomic DNA includes:
- the pheS gene encoding phenylalanine--tRNA ligase subunit alpha; this encodes MLQDKITQYTAEINAFSTDNADELEQFRIKFLGTKGIIKDIFDEFKAVSPEEKRTLGKVLNEFKQLAEAKYQTLKDQTEVADTSKDSGLDLTLPGDGFEIGARHPLALVRREIVEIFNKLGFIVAEGPEIEDDWHNFTALNFPEEHPARDMQDTFFIKKGGEKGDIALRTHTSSVQVRMMEAGQPPFRAIMPGRVYRNEAISARAHCFFHQVEGLYVDENVSFADLKQTLFYFVQELYGEGTKVRFRPSYFPFTEPSAEMDISCTICKGAGCQMCKYSGWVEILGCGMVDPNVLENCGIDSKKYSGFAFGMGIERIANLKFEIKDLRLFSENDARFLKQYKTSLI
- the kbl gene encoding glycine C-acetyltransferase, coding for MYKTLQPVLQQELEQIEKDGLFKRERVIVTPQGADIKVSTGQEVINFCANNYLGLSSDPRVTEAAKKAIDKYGYGMSSVRFICGTQDIHKELEAKLSTFLGTEDTILYAAAFDANGGVFEPLFNDQDAIISDELNHASIIDGVRLCKAKRFRYKNADMADLEQQLIAAKDARHRIIVTDGAFSMDGVVAPLDQICDLADKYEALVMIDESHCTGFIGKTGRGTHEHFNVMDRVDIITGTLGKALGGASGGFTAGKKEIIDMLRQRSRPYLFSNTLAPAIAGASVAVLDMLSETTDLRDKLESNTVYFRKKMTEAGFDIKEGVHPIVPVMLYDAKLAQEFAAKMLEEGIYVIGFYYPVVGQGKARIRVQLSAAHEQHHLDKAIAAFTKVGKALGVI